CTATGTAAAAATCAATATTAGTATTGTTTTTTGATAAATCTTTTATTAATTTAATAAAATCAGAAGTTTTATTTAAAAAGCAAAACTCATCAATACCTATAACATCATAATTTGATAGATAATTTTCTATATCGGCAAATTTATCTTCTAATTCTTCTTCTGTGATAATATCTATTCTCTCATCAAACACAACATTTTTATCTCTGCAAAAATATCCCCTATAAGAAATATTAGGATATATAAATAATATCTTAATATCACTTTTCTCCATAAGGAGATAATCCAAACTCTTTATTAAATATTTAGATTTTCCAGCAAACATAGGACCCGTTATTAAATAATTCATAGAAATATAAAACCCAATATAGTTAATTAGTAAAAAATTAAATAGATTTTATCAAAAAAAACACTTTTTGCAAGTATAACTATGAAATATACAATTGTAAAATATTTGTAAATTACACTTTATTTAAAATAAAAAATGATATAAAATATTTTTGAAAAATAGTGAAAGGATAAAAAGATAATTTATGAATAATATAGTTGTATATTTAATAACGTTAATAGTATTAGCTTTTCTTACATTTATCTTAATAAAAAAAATAATTGCAAACAAAGATAATAAAGTAGGAAAAGTATCTGGTAAATTAAGCAAAGAGAGAATATTAGAATTAAAGAAAAGAATTGCTAAAGATGAAAATGACTATGAGGCAATATATGAACTTGCAATGTTAGAAGAGAATATTGGAGAGAATGAAGAGGCTTTAAAAAAATATGAACAATTAATGGATATAGGATACTTAAGAGGAAAGGCTCAGCTTGAAGCTGCTAAAAAATTAGAAAAAAAATATTCTGAATTAGGAAATAGAGAAAATATATTAAAATATTCTGCTATTGTTTTTAAGATAGACCCTAAAAATACAAAATATGCTATAAAGGCAGCTACTATATTAACTTATGAAGGAAGTTTTAAAATAGCTTGCGATTATTTTTCTAAGGTATTATCTGCAAAAGAAGAGTTTGATATTGATGATATTAAAGCGGCAGCATTTGCTTTTTATAAAGTTAAAGATTATAAAAAATCTCTCGCATTTTTAGAAACACTATACAAAAGAGTAAACAAAGAAAAAGGAAACAAAGAAACATCTAAACAAATAGCTAAATCTTTAATTTCACTTTATTTAATATCTGAAGAAATTAATATAGCAAAATCTTTCTTAGAGGTAACACTTGCAGATAAATTCCACGATGATAATTATATATTTTATTTAAACAAAGTATATTTATTTGTATTATATAAATTAGACGACAGCAAATTATTTAAAGAATATTATAACAAAATATACTCATTATATAAAATTCCTCAATTTGACAAAAAAATATCTGCTTTAATATTTGACTATGCATTCTATTCATATTTTTTAAGAGATATTGATTTTTCTATACAAGCTTTTAGAAATATAAAATCATTTAACTTAAAAGAATTTGATATTTATGATGTTGATAAAATATTAAGCTATTTATCTGAAATATATAAAGCATCAGATCAATTAAATAAAATAAAAGATTCCGGCTCATATTCTCTACAAAAATACAAAAACGACAACTTTGAAAATTATATAGATAAAGATTTAACAGCATTCTGGGATAAAACAATAAATTTATGGGAAGCTTCTTTTATAGATTTTGATTATCTATCAACTTTAGTAGATGCAAGGCCTACACTTAATGTTGATGCGGTATTAAATCAATTAAAAATTTCTGTAAATGATGATAAACCAAATAAATTTACAACCACCAATAAAATAGATAAAATATTTAAAATGAGCATATTTGATTTTAAAAAGGTTTGTCAAAATATAATAAGAAACAAATTATCACATTCAATAGTTCAGGAATACACAGGAGAAAAAGGAAAAAACAGTTACGGAGATGAAGTAGATTATTTAGCATACAACATGAAAAGCAGCAAAAAAGATTTAACTCTAATATCTTTCAAAAGATGGAACAATGTAGAGATTGGAGAGCTTATGATTAGAGACTTTTTAATGCTTGTTTCTGAGGCTGGGGCTAAAAATGGAATATTAATTGTACCTGTGGATCTTACAAGCAGTGCTAAAAGTTATGTACTTCATAATGATAGAATAGAAGTTTATTCTAGGGCACAATTTAATAATTTATTAAAAGATGAGTCTATATAATTTATTTTTACGGTTTATATAATTAAGATGTTATAATAGTGAATTTTATTAAAGGATATTTATATAATGAAAATTTTTTTAACTTTAATTACTATTATAATGATGTTAGTTTTTACTGTTTCTTGCACTCAAAAAACAGATTCAGAAAATAATATTGCTCAAAACAATACAGCAGAAAATGCTCATAATGCACATGCAGCTCATAATGCTTCTGGTTCTAAAATCATAGATGCAATGCATGCTCCTATGATGGCTCAGGCTTTTGAGAAAACTAAAAATATAGATGTTGATTTTTTAGTTAATATGATACCTCATCATCAAGGAGCTATAGATTCTTCTAAAATACTTCTTGAAACTACTACAAATGAAACTCTAAAAACTTTAGCTAATAATATTATAAAAGCTCAAGAGAAAGAGATAGAAGAGTTTAAAGCTTTAGTAGAAGAATTAAAAGCAAAAAATACAGATTATAGCGATATAGACACTGTAGCTTTTGGAAATGAGGCAGAGAAGATTATGAATGATATGATGATGGAAATGTCTATGATAGAAGTTACTGCAGATAATGACATAGATTTTCTTAAAGGAATGATACCTCATCATCAGGCTGCAGTTGATGCTTCTAAGCAAATATTATCATATACAAAAGATGATAAAATTAAAGAAATAGCTAATAGAATAATAACTGACCAAGAAAAAGAAATAGCAGATATGAATAATTTATTAACTTCATTAACATCAAAATAAAAAAAATAGTAAATAAGACAATATTAAACGCTATGGATTTTTTATTATCTATGGCGTTTTTTTATTTAAAAAAATATAATAAAAAATATAAATTTGCAAAAAAATATATTTATTTATAAAATTAAATAATAATTAATAATTTTTTAATATTAAATGGAGCAAATATGAATATTAAAGATATTGCTAAATTTTTAAATGCTATAAAAATACTAGGAGATGACAATGTTAATATAACAACTCTCTCTCCAATTAATGATATATCAGAAGGCTCTATAGTTTGTGTTGATAATAATAAATATATAGAAGCTGCTTTAAATAGTAAAGCTAATGCAATTATTTTAAGAGAGGATTTGGCAAACACTATAGAAGATTTTAAAAACAAAACTGCTATTATTCATCCAAATCCCAAAGAAGCATTCATAAAACTTCTTTATATTTTATTTGAAGATAAAAAATATCCATTAGGCACTATAGAAAGTACTGCTGTTATAAAAGAGAATGCAAAAATAGATAAAGAAACATATATAGGAGATAATGTCCATATTGGAAAGAATGTAAAAATAGCTAAAGGCAGTGTAATAGAGAGCGGAGTATTTTTGGGAGATGATGTTGAAATAGGAGAGAATTGCCTTATACATTCAAACGTTTCTATACATGACAGATGCATAATAAAAAACAATGTTATAATAGGTTCATCTACCGTTGTTGGAAATGATGGTTTTGGATTTTTTGAAGTTAATGGAAAGCAGATGAAAATTCCTCAAAGGGGAAATGTTTTAATAGAAAACGATGTTGAGATAGGTGCTAATGTTTGTATAGACAGAGCTACTTTAGGCTCTACAATAATTAGAGAGGGCGTAAAAATAGACAACTTAGTTCAAATTGCTCATAACTGTGACATTGGAGAGCATTCTATAATTGTATCGCAAGTTGGAATTGCAGGAAGCAGTAAGTTGGGTCATCATTGTGTGCTTGCAGGACAGGTTGGTTTGGCTGACCATGTTACTTTGGGTGACAGAGTTATATTGGGCGGACAAAGTGGTGTTATGTCTAATGTGAAAATAGAATCAAACTCTGTTATGCTTGGCTCTCCTGCTCAAAATATTAACAGAGAAAAATTAAAAATGATAGCAGAGCAAAAACTTCCAGAATTAATTAGTTTGGTAGAAGAGCGTTTTGATGTTAAGATAAGAAGAGCTAAGTAAAAATGATTAATGTACTATTAGTAATCATAGCATCTATTGCCTATGGTTTTCTTCCAATATTTACAAAAAATATTATAAGAGAAAATTATTCATCCGTGGCTATAGTTTTTTATAGATATGCTTTTACTG
The genomic region above belongs to Brachyspira sp. SAP_772 and contains:
- a CDS encoding thymidine kinase — translated: MNYLITGPMFAGKSKYLIKSLDYLLMEKSDIKILFIYPNISYRGYFCRDKNVVFDERIDIITEEELEDKFADIENYLSNYDVIGIDEFCFLNKTSDFIKLIKDLSKNNTNIDFYIASLDMDFKRNYWESVSSLIEEDLIDVHIKVFGKCDCGRKGIYSKRIIKDVDRIVIGDDIYKCVCRYCYEGEDEVKLNL
- a CDS encoding restriction endonuclease is translated as MNNIVVYLITLIVLAFLTFILIKKIIANKDNKVGKVSGKLSKERILELKKRIAKDENDYEAIYELAMLEENIGENEEALKKYEQLMDIGYLRGKAQLEAAKKLEKKYSELGNRENILKYSAIVFKIDPKNTKYAIKAATILTYEGSFKIACDYFSKVLSAKEEFDIDDIKAAAFAFYKVKDYKKSLAFLETLYKRVNKEKGNKETSKQIAKSLISLYLISEEINIAKSFLEVTLADKFHDDNYIFYLNKVYLFVLYKLDDSKLFKEYYNKIYSLYKIPQFDKKISALIFDYAFYSYFLRDIDFSIQAFRNIKSFNLKEFDIYDVDKILSYLSEIYKASDQLNKIKDSGSYSLQKYKNDNFENYIDKDLTAFWDKTINLWEASFIDFDYLSTLVDARPTLNVDAVLNQLKISVNDDKPNKFTTTNKIDKIFKMSIFDFKKVCQNIIRNKLSHSIVQEYTGEKGKNSYGDEVDYLAYNMKSSKKDLTLISFKRWNNVEIGELMIRDFLMLVSEAGAKNGILIVPVDLTSSAKSYVLHNDRIEVYSRAQFNNLLKDESI
- a CDS encoding DUF305 domain-containing protein, which encodes MKIFLTLITIIMMLVFTVSCTQKTDSENNIAQNNTAENAHNAHAAHNASGSKIIDAMHAPMMAQAFEKTKNIDVDFLVNMIPHHQGAIDSSKILLETTTNETLKTLANNIIKAQEKEIEEFKALVEELKAKNTDYSDIDTVAFGNEAEKIMNDMMMEMSMIEVTADNDIDFLKGMIPHHQAAVDASKQILSYTKDDKIKEIANRIITDQEKEIADMNNLLTSLTSK
- the lpxD gene encoding UDP-3-O-(3-hydroxymyristoyl)glucosamine N-acyltransferase, whose translation is MNIKDIAKFLNAIKILGDDNVNITTLSPINDISEGSIVCVDNNKYIEAALNSKANAIILREDLANTIEDFKNKTAIIHPNPKEAFIKLLYILFEDKKYPLGTIESTAVIKENAKIDKETYIGDNVHIGKNVKIAKGSVIESGVFLGDDVEIGENCLIHSNVSIHDRCIIKNNVIIGSSTVVGNDGFGFFEVNGKQMKIPQRGNVLIENDVEIGANVCIDRATLGSTIIREGVKIDNLVQIAHNCDIGEHSIIVSQVGIAGSSKLGHHCVLAGQVGLADHVTLGDRVILGGQSGVMSNVKIESNSVMLGSPAQNINREKLKMIAEQKLPELISLVEERFDVKIRRAK